The Juglans regia cultivar Chandler chromosome 11, Walnut 2.0, whole genome shotgun sequence genome contains the following window.
CGTCTGTCATCATACCTTTTTCTCTCGCTTGATCGCAAATCATCATATCTTGCTCTCTTGGAGTAATCCATACGTCTGTCCATCTCATGACTTCTATTTTCTtgctcttcttcctctcccctTGCCTGCCTTCTATTTCCACCTCGCTGCTCTGCATTAGCCCTCTCATGCCTTGTATATTCATAATCTTCATCCCTTCTGTGCTTTCTCCCTCTATGCTCCTCTTCATATCTGCTTTGTCTTCCCCTTCCCCCAAGCTCCTCATGCTCCCGGTCATCCTTTCTACTGATGCGTTGCGGTTCATCATCCTTTTTATAACTTCTGCCACCCTGTTCAACAGTTTCGCTGTCATGCTGTCTCACAGATCTAAGCCTTGTGTCCCTCTTATGATCATCCTTGCTCAAGTGTTCTCTGGTATTCAATTCATACCCGATTTTAGAGTCTTTCCATTGCTCCCCAGCGTGCTCTGCCTCTTTCACATAATTGCGACTTGATAACTTTGAGTCAGGCTGCCCATCTTCTTTTCCATCATCAAGATTCCTCTTCCCCTTCATGACTTCTTGACTCCTGTATCTGGATCTATTGATAGTATCTCTCCTTGATCTGTACAGACCATTATCAATGTCATCGATTAGAGAAACTGCAGCCTCTTCAACTGTTTTATGTTTCCCTGCAGTCATATTAGCATTTCTCCTATCATAACTGACACCATAGTCCTCATCAGTATTGTGCCTCCTAATTCTACCCTTGTTTATTTGTTCATCTGTGCCAGTACCAAAATCATCATCAGCATCAGAGTCATGCCTCCGACTTCTCAGACTTTTATCTGTTATTTCCCTTTTATGTTTACTTGCTCtttcaaaatcattttcatcaACCACATCATTCATTCTGCTTCTTTTCCCATGTCTACCATTGCTGCTTTTTTTTAGATCTTCCACATCAGACTCTCCTCCCTCTTTCCATCGGCCTCTACTATGCTGATTATTCTCTTTCTCCAGTTGAATTcttttctcttctacttcattatTGGTATCATCAGCTTCATCCTCTGAGTCATGTCTTCCACTGGTTCGTATTTGTTGATTCCCATTCTGACCTCGCCGCTTAGGTGAGCCTtcatcaaaatcagaatcatcaTCAGAACCATGCCTCCTACTTGACTTCTTGTACTTGGCCTGTTTTTTGGGACTCTCATGGCCATTGCCATCCTCATCGGTagcagaatcagaatcagaatcagaatcagaatcatcaCTATCATGCTTTCTGTTCTTCCAGTGCTTCTTTGAGGTCTTGTGCTTCTTGCCAACATAcctatcagaatcagaatcatcaCTGTAGCGCACCctgcttttctttttattctttgacGTCTTGCGCACATCGACATTCTCACCAGAATGCGTGGCAGAATCCGAATCATCACTGTCATGCACCCTGCTTTTCTTGTGCTTCTTTGAAGGCTTGTGCTTCTTATCAATAGCAATGTCAGAATCACTTTCATGATCACTCCACCTATTACTTCTGTGGTGGTTCGCTTGAAGACCTTTTGCATGTTTCCCACTGCTATCTGTATCAGAAGAATCAGTCTCATGCCTTCTCCTTTTACTTTCTTCCTTCTTGTGGCGCCCAGATTCTTTAACACCCTTTTTCTTatcatctttttcaactttctgaTCTTCCTCCATATTTTTCTTCGACCTAAACTCTCTATCTAGAAAAGCATGTTCACGCTTGATATTGTCACTAGGAACATTTTTTCGGCCATCTCTTGCATCATCATTCCCTTCAATATTGTGTTCATCGAGTTCCGGTGCAGAAATCCCAAAAGCAGCTCTTAATGTTTCCAGCTGCTTCTCTTTTCTAGCAGCAATTTGGTGGGTCTGTGTCTCTGAAAGCCTGGTAAAAATGAAAGCACAAAACTCTCAAAGAATGCCCATCATTGAAAGCTAGAAAAATAAACCTACTAAAAATCATGGTGGTAAGTATAGCTAGAACTACTTTTTAAGgcattcttcttttattttgcgGGATTTTATTTACAGGACAGAATAATTCTTCCTTGAAGCTTACCATAAAttctttttctaagaaaaaacctatttcagatttttttttttttttaatttatacacAAAGTTACATGTAGCCTCACACGACAAACCTTGTCTCCTGGCACACATACCTGCCATTTCAGATCTAAATAGATGAATAGCAAGCACAAAAGAAAGGGCCTATCGCAATATACCTGTGCTTAATATAACAAGCGAGATCTCAAGTCTGCTCCATTTGAAAATCCATTAAGGAAATAATTATAGATGTACAGAcgtaaaaacataaaaatgagataaataaatgaaagttaTTCGAAAGAGAACTTTGCAGTTAGAAGTCAGAAACACAAATTCCCAACTGAACCCCAGCTCTGGATAAAAAATTAAGCCTTCATTCATTACACCTTGCTGCCAAGAGGGCCAAACAGTTTATTCCAATAGCACGCTATACTAACATTTTGGTGAGTGTTACATCGTACCACACTAATCTTATTAGTCCATTATTTACTGTTAATATATCATGAAAACGCATACCAGTATCAGCCATAAAccagcatttttttaaaaattaacacAAACTATTAGTACACAAGCAACTGCGGGATGTAAGAAGGTGAAAAAACAAATCGCTTCAACTTTCTGAACTTGAAAAACTGAAAAGAGTGAAATTACTTATTGCTAGCCACATCAATGGCGGTGGGCCCATCCTGATAGGTGGCTGCGGCGCCTTCCAGAGTCTTCCGGGCATCCTCAAGCTTCTCTGCAATCTCAGCGTCAGTGTAACCTTGATCTACAAGTGTATCCTGGAGTAAAACAATCTTGAGCTCGATCTGACGCTTGCGATCATGCTCAAGAATGTCCTTGTTTGGCTTCCTGGTGATACCAGCCGTGCCCTGGTTTTCCTCAAATCCCTTGGTGGTTTCGGCGATCCTCCCAGTCTTTGACTTGATTAAGAACCTGTTGCTCTGTATGTATCCATTGGTCCCGGACCCTCTCGGGGTTTGTAACCCTATTCCGTTGTACATCTCGGCCCCTCTTAGTCCAAGCAATCAAAAACAAAGTTAGATCCAAGTTTGAAATGATGAGGGACACGCGGAGGTAGAGAGAGAAAACCGTAcggagagggagagaccgaggaGTCAGAGAGAACGAGAGAGGGACGGGCGGGGGTACTTACCGGCGACAGACCACGAACGGGAGGCTGCGGCGCTGGATAACTCGCGGGGGTGCGCAACGCagaggagagaaaaagaggGGTTGccggagagaagagagagggcgCGAGGGATGGAACGAGAGCGCTGGGCAAGGGAATAGAGGGGAGAGGCGTCGGGAAGGGAGAAAGAAGGGGTAAAAATGAAACCTCAAAAGCGCTGCACTTTTTTATCTCCTTAATAACCAGAGGGATGGGTTTCGGGCCTACTGGGCCGGATATTACACAGAAATTTCGAAAGCCTAAGCCCCTATCTTACTaatgacaaaagaaaaatgatagatggaataatatttttacgAAGTAACTTATAAAGTAATATAAAAAGTTCCACGTTTAtcatcactaaaaaaaaaaaaatggactccTGAAACCACGAAGCATCTTTAAAGGAATCccgtaaatagtaataaaataattaataatttgtgaataatagttaactgtttgtaaataataataatgaattattcaATTCTGTTTTTCAGCAGAAGATTAAACGAAAGAAAAAGGTCAACCGATGTCGATTATTTTACGTGTGAATggatttttgtaaaaagaaacaCGATAACCGTAGAAAAAGAATAGTACAACACGGTGGCTTACGTATTTTACGTTACCAATGATTGAGATTATGGATACAAAATTAAAAGCACCCCTAAATGGGGCGACCTCCAGAGAATTGTTACATCAACAAGGTCCGAGGCACAGTAACCACACGACAGTGCTTATATCTTTCACATATGACAATAATATCATCTCCTCCCTATAGCGAACCTCGGAACGGCGTCTTCTCGAACATGCCATGGTTCAAATATCAACATATAAATCTTTATAGGCCGACCCAGTATGAACGTCCATTGCTGTTGTGAATAGGCGAGGGGCAGGGAGATGTAACACACCATTCATACCAAACCTGCCTCATTccacaaaaaccaaaccaaagtTCCCATCATCAGAAATTATCCCAACTTATTATCTGTTCTGCTCAAATACTGGCATTGTTATTTGGACGACAGTTTGAGAGCAGCTATCCTTATAATTTAACTATGCATGACAATGAAAGTTGCATTCTTAGTTTTCATGATTAACTCATTACTCCACTGACGATAAGtctaagaataaaaaaaattaacgaaTCCTAGACAgcaaatgtaataaaaattcaCCTTGGTAGGACTGCAACAACGCCAAAAATGTACTTCTAGAGTTGAACCAGAATGCACAATTACAGGTGTCCTCAGCGGGAAAAATATAGCAAACCTGAATAACACAAGTTCACAACCAACAGGTAATTCAGAAGTGCCGCCTCATTTTCTTCAGCATGTATAGTACGTATTCTGTGTAAACTACGtgcaaaaatttattttctttttattttgttgagtaAAACAATGGCCAATATTTCACATTAATAATTGAGCTCCCCAGC
Protein-coding sequences here:
- the LOC109009599 gene encoding protein starmaker-like, with protein sequence MYNGIGLQTPRGSGTNGYIQSNRFLIKSKTGRIAETTKGFEENQGTAGITRKPNKDILEHDRKRQIELKIVLLQDTLVDQGYTDAEIAEKLEDARKTLEGAAATYQDGPTAIDVASNKLSETQTHQIAARKEKQLETLRAAFGISAPELDEHNIEGNDDARDGRKNVPSDNIKREHAFLDREFRSKKNMEEDQKVEKDDKKKGVKESGRHKKEESKRRRHETDSSDTDSSGKHAKGLQANHHRSNRWSDHESDSDIAIDKKHKPSKKHKKSRVHDSDDSDSATHSGENVDVRKTSKNKKKSRVRYSDDSDSDRYVGKKHKTSKKHWKNRKHDSDDSDSDSDSDSATDEDGNGHESPKKQAKYKKSSRRHGSDDDSDFDEGSPKRRGQNGNQQIRTSGRHDSEDEADDTNNEVEEKRIQLEKENNQHSRGRWKEGGESDVEDLKKSSNGRHGKRSRMNDVVDENDFERASKHKREITDKSLRSRRHDSDADDDFGTGTDEQINKGRIRRHNTDEDYGVSYDRRNANMTAGKHKTVEEAAVSLIDDIDNGLYRSRRDTINRSRYRSQEVMKGKRNLDDGKEDGQPDSKLSSRNYVKEAEHAGEQWKDSKIGYELNTREHLSKDDHKRDTRLRSVRQHDSETVEQGGRSYKKDDEPQRISRKDDREHEELGGRGRQSRYEEEHRGRKHRRDEDYEYTRHERANAEQRGGNRRQARGEEEEQENRSHEMDRRMDYSKRARYDDLRSSERKRYDDRRDDDRARR